A part of bacterium genomic DNA contains:
- a CDS encoding DUF3276 family protein: MDDFEPSRTCFFDAKQSKDGTCYLVISESKQVESDYEHHRVMIFEESIDAFCTAFEKMTAFLGRKNKSKSYNINEM, encoded by the coding sequence ATGGATGATTTTGAACCGTCCCGAACTTGCTTTTTCGATGCAAAGCAATCTAAAGATGGAACATGCTATTTGGTAATTAGTGAGTCAAAGCAAGTAGAGAGTGATTATGAACACCACCGAGTGATGATATTCGAGGAAAGCATAGATGCTTTCTGCACCGCTTTTGAAAAAATGACTGCTTTCTTGGGCAGAAAAAACAAATCCAAATCATACAATATCAATGAGATGTGA
- a CDS encoding type II toxin-antitoxin system HicB family antitoxin, whose protein sequence is MNEKLTAVFEKSPQGYIGYVEELPGANTQGATLEETKMNLIEAIQLVIESNRQLVEEDIWGKEIIRQPLGMITI, encoded by the coding sequence ATGAATGAAAAACTTACTGCAGTATTCGAGAAATCTCCGCAAGGATACATCGGATATGTAGAGGAACTCCCCGGTGCTAATACACAAGGAGCAACTCTGGAAGAAACAAAGATGAACTTGATTGAAGCAATTCAGTTGGTTATTGAATCTAATCGTCAACTTGTGGAAGAGGATATTTGGGGAAAGGAAATAATAAGGCAACCATTGGGAATGATTACCATATGA
- a CDS encoding type II toxin-antitoxin system HicA family toxin, producing the protein MKRIDLIRHVENHGCEFLREGGNHTVYVNRREKKVSTIPRHREIDENLSNKICKDLGIPKP; encoded by the coding sequence ATGAAGCGAATAGATCTTATTCGTCATGTGGAAAACCATGGGTGTGAATTTCTGCGTGAAGGTGGGAATCACACGGTGTATGTTAACAGGAGAGAGAAAAAAGTGTCTACTATTCCTCGTCATCGAGAAATCGATGAAAACTTGTCAAACAAAATTTGCAAAGATCTTGGGATACCAAAGCCTTAA